TTCTTCGGCTGGGACAAGCTGTCGAAGGTCGGCCATCTCGTCGCCACCTGGGCGGTGGCGCTCGGTTCGAACTTCTCCGCACTCTGGATCCTCATCGCCAATGGCTGGATGCAGAACCCGGTGGGATCGGCGCTCAATCCGCAGACGATGCGCATGGAGATCACAAGCTTCTTCGACGTGGTCTTCAATCCGGTCGCCCAGGCGAAATTCGTCCATACGGTATCGGCTGGCTATGTCTGCGCCTCGATCTTCGTACTCGGCGTCTCGGCCTGGTATGTGCTCAAGGGCCGGCATATCGAACTTGCCAAGCGCTCGATGACGGTCGCCGCCTCCTTCGGCCTCGCCTCGGCGCTCTCCGTCGTCGTGCTCGGCGACGAGAGCGGTTATCTTGCCACCGAAAACCAGAAGATGAAGCTTGCCGCGATCGAGGGCATGTGGAAGACGGAGCCCGCTCCGGCTGCCTTCACCGCCTTCGGGTTCCCGGATCAGGAAGCGCGCGAGACGCATTTCGCCGTGCACATCCCCTGGGTCATGGGGCTGATCGGCACACGGTCGTTGACAACAGAGATCCCCGGCATCGACAAGCTCGAACAGCAGGCCGAAACTCGCATCCGCGACGGCATCAAGGCTTACGATGCGCTGATGCAGATCCGTGCGGCGCCGGCACAGGATCAGGTGGCGCAGGAAGTGCGCAGCTCCTTCGAGGATCTCGGCCATGATCTCGGTTACGGGCTTCTTTTGAAGCGCTATGTCGACGATCCACGCCAGGCGACCGACGCGCAGATCGTGCAGGCCGCGCGCGACACGATCCCGCACGTGCCGACGCTCTTCTGGTCTTTCCGCATCATGGTCGGTCTCGGCATCTTCTTCATCCTTTTGACCACCACCTTCTTCTGGCTGTCGGCGCGCCGCCACCTCGACAAATATCCACTGCTTCTGCGGATTGCCGTGCTGGCGATCCCCCTGCCCTTTGTCGCCATCGAATTCGGCTGGATCGTCGCCGAATTCGGCCGCCAGCCGTGGGTGATCGAAGGCGTGCTGCCAACGGCTGCCGCCGTCTCTAGCCTCGGCGCCAGCACCGTGCTTCTGACCATTATCGGTTTTGGCGCACTTTATACTGTGCTGATCGTCATCGAGATGAGCCTGATGATCAAGGCGATCAAGCAAGGACCGGAGCCGGACGACGAGCCGGAAGCCGTGCTGATTTCCGAAACCCTCGTCCCGGCCGCGGAGTGACCGCCATGATTCTTCACGAACTCCTCGATTACGACACCCTGCGCATCATCTGGTGGCTGCTGCTCGGCGTGCTGCTGATCGCCTTTGCGACGACGGGCGGCTTCGATCTCGGCGTCGGCACGCTTCTGCCTTTCGTCGCCCGGACCGATACGGAACGGCGCGTGGCGATCAATGCCATCGGCGCCACCTGGGAAGGCAATCAGGTCTGGCTGATCCTCGCCGGCGGCGCCATCTTCGCCGCCTGGCCGCCGCTTTATGCGGTTTCCTTCTCGGGCTTTTATCTGGCGATGTTTGCGATCCTCTTCGCACTCATCCTACGCCCGGTCGGATTTAAATACCGGTCGAAGCGAGAAAGCACCAATTGGCGCACCGGCTGGGACTGGGCGCTCTTCATCGGCGGCTTCGTGCCGTCGCTGATCTTCGGCGTTGCTGTCGGCAATGTGCTGCAGGGCGTGCCCTTCCGCTTTGCCGACGACATGCGGATCTTCTACGAAGGCTCGTTCTTTGCCCTGCTCAACCCCTATGCGCTACTCTGCGGCCTGCTTTCCCTAGCCATGTTGACAATGCATGGAGCGGCCTGGCTGGTGTTGAAGGCAAGTGGCCCGGTTGCCGAGCGTGCCAGAAGCTATGGCAGCATCGCCGCCCTTGCCGCCATCGTGCTTTTCGCGCTTGGCGGCCTCTTCCTATGGATCGGCGTTGGCGGTTACCGCATCACCAGCGATATCAGCGCCATCGGGCCTTCCAATCCGCTCTTGAAGACGGTGTCGCCGGAGAAAGGCGCGTGGCTTGCCAATTACACCACCCATTCGTGGATGATCGCGGCACCCGTCCTCGGCTTTGCGGGCGCGGCTCTGGCCTTCATTGCCATGCGGGCAAGGCGCGAGGTAATGACGCTGCTCTTCAGCAAGGTCGCAATCTTCGGCATCATCTCGACGGTCGGCCTCTCGATGTTCCCGTTCATCCTGCCCTCCTCGCTCGATCCGCGATCGAGCCTGACGGTCTGGGATGCATCCTCCAGCCATATGACGCTGTTCATCATGCTGGTGGTGTCGGGGATCTTCCTGCCGATCATTTTTGCCTACACGGCCTGGGTCTACAAGGTTCTGTGGGGCAAGGTCGACGAGAAATCCGTCACCGACAAAAACAGCCACGCTTACTAAGGGAGACGAAACGATGTGGTATTTCGCATGGATCCTCGGCCTGCCGCTGGCCGCCGCCTTCGCCGTCCTCAACGCCATGTGGTATGAGCTGATGGACGATGCCGCCAGAAAGAAGGCATCCGAGACGCGTAAGTAGAAAGGGGCGCCGTGGGCATTTCTACAATAATACCCGCTAAGGGAATTTGAAGTTGTTTGGATAGAAGCGGTTCGCGCGGATTGGCCTGAAACGTTCGAGGGGTCGGCCAATTTCGTTCCAGAGATAGTCGCCGGTGAGCGCGATATGGGCTCATGGGAGCGGTGCGGCCTGGGAAAGCAACTCGTCCGGAATAAGGATACTCTGGCCTCGGACGTATCGACAGCGCGGCTACGCAAGTGCACGAAGGTTGCGGGCTGGCGGCGTCGCTTGGCAGGTGCCTCCGTAACCACACGATTGCCGGCCGGAGGTCTTAGCGAGGTAGAGCGCCCGGTCCGTCCGCTGCCCGCAACCTCCAAATATGATAGCCCGCGGCACCCGGAGAAGGGAATCTGTGCTCTCAAACCAGCATCGACTGCTGGGCGGAGATGCCCGCCGTCGCGCCGTGCGATATTGCCGTGGTGACGGAGGCCATGGCTGGGTTTGCAAGATCGCCGGCGGCGTAGATGCCGGGCATGCTGGTTTCGCGGCGCTCGTCGACCTTGAGGGCGATACCGAGGGGCGTATTGACCGTGGCGAGGCCCAGTGATTCATGCAGGCTTGCGGACGGCTTGTTGCGCGGATGCGCGAACAGGATGTCGACCGAGACATTCGGGCCGGTATCGAGCTTGATGGTGGCATTATGACCGCCGTGACCGGCGATTTCGGTGATCCGGCCATCAACGACAGGTATGTTGCGGCGCGCCAGATCGGCCCGGATGTCGGGTGCAATGTCATGACCATCGGCGAAGACCGTCAACGTATCGGTCCAATCGTGGTACAGCCTGACATAAGTATGCGACTGCGGGCCGGACCAGACGAGGCCCCAATGCTGGCCCGCGACTTCAAAGCCGTCGCAATAGGGGCAGGGCACGATGGACGTGCCCCAGCTTTCGGCAAAGCCCGGAACATCGAGCATCTGGTCGGCGACGCCATAGCTCAGGATCAGGCGGCGCGCCCCAAGGCTTTCGCCATCGGAAGTGAGGACGAAGAAATCGTCGATGGCGCCCGAGATGCTGTCGGCGCGGGCATTGACCAGCTTGATCGTGGGATAACGCGCCAGCTGCTGCCGCGCCTCGGCCAGGATGTCCAGCGGTGGCTTGTGATCGTGGCCGAGCAGGCCATGCGAGTGGCCGGCGAAGCGATTGCGCGGCAGGCCGGTATCGAGAACGGTGACCTTGCGGCGGGCACGGCCGAGCTGCAGCGCGGCGGCGAGGCCGGCAAAGCTACCGCCGATGATGATGACGTCATCCATGGTGATGGGCTCCTTGTTGTGGATGGAGGGGGGCGGATTGGGCTTGGCGCGTAATTTCGTCCAACGATACGCATTCGATATCGCCGAGCCGCCAAGGGAAACTTGATTTGGAGGACAGGATAAAATCCACTCTTTGACTTGCATATTTCGGATACTGCATGGTATCATAATTCAAGAATAACGATACTGTCAAGGACTGGAATTATCGTGAGCGAAAATAACCATGGCCGGCGCGGCCGGCCCGCCAACGAGGCGCTTGGCCAAACGATAGTCGACGCAGCGTACGAACTCTTTGTGGAATTGGGTTTTCAAGCGGCGACATTGGACAAGGTCGCCCAGCGGGCGAAGATATCCAAGCTCAGCATCTATCGGCACTTCGAGAACAAGGAGGCGCTGTTCAGCGAGGCCATGGCGGCCCGCTGCCATCAGTTCGTGCCGCAGGCCCTTTTTGAAGGCGTCGAGGGATCGGCCGAAGATCAGCTCATGGCGGCGGGATCGTCCCTGCTTCGCACGCTGCTGAGCCCGGACGTCCGCAGTGTCGAAGCCATGGTCATGGCCGACAAGACGAATCAAAAGTCGTTAAGCAAGCTCCATTACGAAGCCGGCCCCGCCCATGTCATCGCCCAAATCGAGGCCCTGTTGCGTCAGTTGCACGCGAAGGCGGTTCTGAACGTGCCTGATCCTCTCCAGTCCGCCCGCTTGTTTGCCGCGCTTTTCAAAGGGTCCGATCTCCTGATGATCGTACGCTTCGATCAGGCGAGAGCAGAGGACGACAACGAAATCGAATCCTATTGCCGGTCGGCCGTCGCCATGTTCATCGCCGCGCACGGTGGCAACGACCACGCGGGCGCATAGCCTAGTTAAGAACGGATCATACAAGGATATGGCATGGCAGAGAAAAATGTTTATCAGGTAGCGGACTGGAATGGCCAGAGCGGGGAGCGCTGGGTCGCGTACCAGGCCCGGCTCGATGCCATGATGGCGATGTTCGGCCAGGCCGCGATCGAAGCCGCCGCGCCGGCCACGGGCGAACGCGTGCTGGACGTCGGCTGCGGCGCGGGGGCGCCGAGTCTGGCTCTGGCCGCCCGCGTCGGCGCGGGGGGCCAAGTGCTGGGCGTGGACATATCCGAACCGCTGATCGGCCGAGCGCGCGCGCTTGCGCCACAGGATACGCCGGCCCTGTTCCAGGTGGCCGACGCCAGCAGCGCCGAGCTGCCCGAGGGCGCGTTCGACATCCTGTTCTCGCGCTTCGGAGTGATGTTTTTTGACGATC
The sequence above is drawn from the Rhizobium leguminosarum genome and encodes:
- a CDS encoding cytochrome ubiquinol oxidase subunit I, which produces MELDIVALSRFQFALTALYHFLFVPLTLGLSVLLAIMETVYVMTGRQIWRQMTKFWGTLFGINFVIGVATGIVMEFQFGMNWSYYSYYVGDIFGAPLAIEGLMAFFLEATFVGLFFFGWDKLSKVGHLVATWAVALGSNFSALWILIANGWMQNPVGSALNPQTMRMEITSFFDVVFNPVAQAKFVHTVSAGYVCASIFVLGVSAWYVLKGRHIELAKRSMTVAASFGLASALSVVVLGDESGYLATENQKMKLAAIEGMWKTEPAPAAFTAFGFPDQEARETHFAVHIPWVMGLIGTRSLTTEIPGIDKLEQQAETRIRDGIKAYDALMQIRAAPAQDQVAQEVRSSFEDLGHDLGYGLLLKRYVDDPRQATDAQIVQAARDTIPHVPTLFWSFRIMVGLGIFFILLTTTFFWLSARRHLDKYPLLLRIAVLAIPLPFVAIEFGWIVAEFGRQPWVIEGVLPTAAAVSSLGASTVLLTIIGFGALYTVLIVIEMSLMIKAIKQGPEPDDEPEAVLISETLVPAAE
- the cydB gene encoding cytochrome d ubiquinol oxidase subunit II, yielding MILHELLDYDTLRIIWWLLLGVLLIAFATTGGFDLGVGTLLPFVARTDTERRVAINAIGATWEGNQVWLILAGGAIFAAWPPLYAVSFSGFYLAMFAILFALILRPVGFKYRSKRESTNWRTGWDWALFIGGFVPSLIFGVAVGNVLQGVPFRFADDMRIFYEGSFFALLNPYALLCGLLSLAMLTMHGAAWLVLKASGPVAERARSYGSIAALAAIVLFALGGLFLWIGVGGYRITSDISAIGPSNPLLKTVSPEKGAWLANYTTHSWMIAAPVLGFAGAALAFIAMRARREVMTLLFSKVAIFGIISTVGLSMFPFILPSSLDPRSSLTVWDASSSHMTLFIMLVVSGIFLPIIFAYTAWVYKVLWGKVDEKSVTDKNSHAY
- the cydX gene encoding cytochrome bd-I oxidase subunit CydX, yielding MWYFAWILGLPLAAAFAVLNAMWYELMDDAARKKASETRK
- a CDS encoding NAD(P)/FAD-dependent oxidoreductase, producing the protein MDDVIIIGGSFAGLAAALQLGRARRKVTVLDTGLPRNRFAGHSHGLLGHDHKPPLDILAEARQQLARYPTIKLVNARADSISGAIDDFFVLTSDGESLGARRLILSYGVADQMLDVPGFAESWGTSIVPCPYCDGFEVAGQHWGLVWSGPQSHTYVRLYHDWTDTLTVFADGHDIAPDIRADLARRNIPVVDGRITEIAGHGGHNATIKLDTGPNVSVDILFAHPRNKPSASLHESLGLATVNTPLGIALKVDERRETSMPGIYAAGDLANPAMASVTTAISHGATAGISAQQSMLV
- a CDS encoding TetR/AcrR family transcriptional regulator produces the protein MSENNHGRRGRPANEALGQTIVDAAYELFVELGFQAATLDKVAQRAKISKLSIYRHFENKEALFSEAMAARCHQFVPQALFEGVEGSAEDQLMAAGSSLLRTLLSPDVRSVEAMVMADKTNQKSLSKLHYEAGPAHVIAQIEALLRQLHAKAVLNVPDPLQSARLFAALFKGSDLLMIVRFDQARAEDDNEIESYCRSAVAMFIAAHGGNDHAGA